One window of Cuculus canorus isolate bCucCan1 chromosome 10, bCucCan1.pri, whole genome shotgun sequence genomic DNA carries:
- the AR gene encoding androgen receptor isoform X2 — MEKRLDPGHEHILPIDYYFPPQKTCLICGDEASGCHYGALTCGSCKVFFKRAAEGKQKYLCASRNDCTIDKFRRKNCPSCRLRKCYEAGMTLGARKLKKLGNLKTQDDMEAASSSSPTEEQAPKMVITHIDGYECQPIFLNVLEAIEPGMVCAGHDNSQPDSFSNLLTSLNELGERQLVYVVKWAKALPGFRNLHVEDQMSIIQYSWMGLMVFAMGWRSFTNVNSRMLYFAPDLVFNEYRMHKSRMYSQCVRMRHLSQEFGWLQITPQEFLCMKALLFFSIIPVDGLKNQKLFDELRMNYIKELDRIIACKRKNPTSCSRRFYQLTKVLDSVHPIAKDLHQFTFDLLIKAHMVSVDYPEMMAEIISVQVPKILSGKVKPIYFHAQ, encoded by the exons GTTGGACCCTGGCCATGAACACATTTTGCCCATTGACTATTACTTTCCACCTCAGAAGACTTGCCTGATCTGTGGAGATGAAGCATCTGGGTGCCACTATGGAGCCCTCACTTGTGGTAGCTGCAAAGTCTTCTTCAAGCGGGCGGCTGAAG GTAAACAGAAATACCTCTGTGCCAGCCGGAATGACTGCACTATTGACaagttcagaaggaaaaactgcCCATCCTGCCGCCTGCGGAAGTGCTACGAAGCTGGGATGACTCTTGGAG CCCGTAAGCTGAAGAAGCTGGGCAACTTGAAGACACAAGATGACATGGAGGCAGCCAGCTCATCCAGCCCCACCGAGGAGCAGGCTCCAAAGATGGTGATCACACATATTGATGGGTATGAGTGCCAGCCTATCTTTCTCAATGTCCTGGAGGCCATTGAGCCTGGCATGGTGTGTGCCGGCCATGACAACAGCCAGCCGGACTCCTTTTCTAACCTGCTGACCAGCCTGAATGAGCTTGGGGAGAGGCAGCTCGTCTACGTGGTCAAATGGGCAAAGGCCTTGCCAG GATTTCGCAACCTGCATGTAGAAGACCAGATGTCCATAATCCAGTACTCTTGGATGGGCCTGATGGTTTTTGCTATGGGCTGGAGATCTTTCACCAACGTCAACTCCAGGATGCTTTACTTTGCTCCTGATTTGGTCTTCAATGA GTACCGGATGCACAAATCCAGAATGTACAGCCAGTGTGTCAGGATGCGGCACCTCTCTCAGGAGTTTGGGTGGCTTCAAATCACTCCCCAGGAGTTTCTCTGCATGAAGGCTCTACTCTTCTTCAGTATTA ttccagtgGATGGCCTGAAGAACCAGAAGCTCTTTGATGAACTTCGAATGAATTACATTAAGGAACTTGACCGTATCATCGCTTGCAAGAGGAAGAACCCCACCTCCTGCTCTCGACGATTTTACCAGCTCACTAAGGTCCTGGACTCCGTGCATCCG atTGCCAAGGATCTGCATCAGTTTACGTTTGACCTCTTAATTAAGGCACATATGGTGAGCGTGGACTACCCTGAAATGATGGCTGAGATCATCTCTGTGCAGGTCCCCAAGATCCTGTCTGGAAAAGTCAAGCCTATCTACTTCCACGCACAGTGA